The Gemmatimonadota bacterium DH-78 region CCGCGGCCACCCCCGGCGGCTCCACCCGCACGTGACGGCGGGCCTTGCCCCCGCGCTCGGCCCGCGGCTCGCCGAGCCAGCTGTGGATGAGACCCTTCTCCTCGAGACGGCGGAGGGTGACGTACACCGCCGAGCGCCGCACCGAGCGGCCGGCGCGCGCGCGGATGTCGTCGACGATGGCGAGGGCGTGCGCCTCGTCTTCGCCCAGCCGCATCGCGGCCAGCAGCACCATGAGTTCGAACTCGCCGAGTACGTCGCGTCCCATCGTCCTCCCCCCCGTGCATCGTCGGTCGTCCACGGCCGTGCGCCGATCCCCGCACGCCTCGCCCGGCAAAGTTACAATGTCACTTTAATCGGGAAGTGCGGGGTCCGGCAAGGTGGGACGGGGCAGGACAGCCCGCCTGCGACGACCCGGCGGGCGCTCGCGAGATGAGGCGAGCGCCCGCGCTCTCCGGGCCGTCGCTGCCGCGGGGGGTCAGCTGATCGGCACCCGCCGGCGCAGGATGAACAGCCCCTGCTTGTGGCTGGTGACGAGGATGTTGCCGCTCGAGAAGAAGGGGTAGTTGCTCCAGGAGCCGTCGAAGAACCCGGGCACCTCGTCGGCGTACGGGGCCGTGTCGAACCAGGCGACCTCGACGGGATTCTCCGGATCGGAGACGTCGATCACACGGAGTCCCGCAGCGTAGTTCGACTGGTACATCAGGTTGCCGGCCACGTAGAGGTTGTGGTCGGTGGCGTTGTTGTCGGCCAGGTAGACGCCGGCGAGCACCGGATCGGTGAGGTCCTGGACGTCCCAGATCATGGTGCGGGTGGCGTCGGTGAGCCCGTTCATCTCGTCGAGCTCGTCGTTCACGTAGATGTAGCGGTGGTCTTCGGTGAGCCAGCCCTGGTGGATGTAGGCGGTGTTGGGCATCACCGCCTTGCCGATCACCTCCGGATTCGCCTTGTCGGTCACGTCGCCGACGCTGACGGCCGACTCCGAGTAGGCGAAGCAGATCTCGCGCCCCTGGTAGTTCTCGTCGGGGCCGTGGTAGAGCACGCACTGCGCGTCGTGCGTCTGGCCGGCGGCACCGAGGCCCACGGTGAGATCGTTGTAGCAGCCGGCGAAGGCCGGGTTCTTCGGGTCGCGCAGGTCGACGATATGGAGCGAGGCGCAGCCCTGCCCGCCGCCCGAGTTGGCCATGGTGTAGGCGAACCCGGTCTCTTCGTTCACCGCCAGGTTGTGGGAGCTGCCGATCTCGGTGTAGAGGGCGTCGGCTTCGAAGGTGGGCGGGTCGGCCGGGTCCACGTCGCGCAGGCGGGTCATGTCGAACACCTGCATGCCGTGTGCGCCGGCGTTGTCGGCCACGATCAGGGCGTGGTCGCGCAGCACCTTCACGTCGCGCCAGGCGTTGCCCCGGCTGCCCTCCGTCTTCGGCAGCTGCCCGAGGTAGATCGGGCTGGCCGGGTTGGTGACGTCGACGAACGAGGTGCCCTCGGACCGGCCGACCACGGCGTACTCGCGGTTCGTTTCGGGGTCGGTCCATCCCCAGACGTCGTTCACCATGGCGCCGCGCGAGGCGCCCATCTGCTCCACCGGGAGGAGGGCTACCAGGTCCACCTGGTCGCATCCGAAGAGAGCGGCCGATCCCTCGCTGCAATCCACCTCTTCGCCGTCGACCGCCTCGTACCCCTCGACCTCACCGGCCAGCACCCCGCGCTCGGCCCAGTCGGACCCGCTGCGCTGGAAGGCCACCGCGATTCCGGCGCCGTAGTCGTCGCCCGGTGCGCCCACCACCGCGGCGTCACCGGCGGCCGCGAGCGCCAGCCCGAACACCGGCATGAAATCCGTGCCGGGGCCCTGCACCGCCGTGCCGGCATCCCAGCCCGTGGCCCCGCGGGCGAAGCGCACCACCGTACCGAGCTGGCCGCGCGAGACCGGGGCTCCGGCCCAGAGGGTGGGGCCGGCGGCGATCGCCACCGAGGTGCCGAAGCGGCCGGCGGCGCCCTCAGGCGGGGAGAGTTCGGCGTCGAGCTCGAGGCCGTCCGCATCGGTCAGGCGGTAGACCCGCACCGCACCGCCGCCGGGGGCGACCGGGAGTCCCAGCGCGAGGTAGCCCTCGCCCGCCTGGAGTCCGCACTCCGTGTAGGCGTCCTGCGAGAGCAGTCCGCCGGTGAGCGACAGCGTCACGCCGGTCGACTCGCGGGCGGCCTCCGTCCAGAGTCCGTCGGCGCCCCGCCGGTGGAGGTCGATCACCGCGTTGCCCTCGGAATCGGCTCCGCAGACGGCCAGGAGATCGGGGGCCAGCGCGACGAGCGCGGCGCCGTAGCGGGTGTCGCCGGGCCGGCCCGAGAGGGTGGCCTCCACGGTGGGCGCTCCGACGCTCCACTGCATCACGCGCACCTGCTCCCGCCCGTCTTCCTGCTCGGTCCAGGCCGCCGTGCCACCCGCCAGGGCGATCGCCGACCCGACGGCGGTGGCCGGCCCGTCGGGGGTGTAGGTGTGGGCGGCCTGCCATCCGTTCGCGCCCGGCCGGAAGAACACCACCGCGCCGGCACCGTCGTTCGTGCGGGGAGCACCGACCGCGAGGCCGTCGGCGTCGGCGGCCAGCGCCCGGCCGAACCAGTCGGAGCGATGTCCGTTCGGGGCGGTGAGCACCTGCTGCTCCGTCCACCCCGCGCCGGAGGGCGCGTAGGCGTACACCCGTCCTTCGCGCACCACGTTCTGCGGCTGCGCCACGAGCAGCTGATCGCCCGAGACGGCGGCGGCGCGCCCGAAGGCCGAGCCGAAGTCGTAGAGCTGCTGCGCGCGGGCCCCGTCGGCGGTCGCAGCCACGGCGCCGAGGCCGGCCGCCGCGACGGCGAAGGTGCGGACGAGAGAGGGCAGGCGATGGATCATGGTGCGGACTCCGGAGGCTGGAGAGGCCCGCACCGAACTCCGACGATGCGGGAAGGCCACGATGCGCGCGTGCGCGGGAGCCCGTCAAGCGCGGAGAGGGGTGGGGGGGAGGAGGCCGGGGGGGCGGCGCGGCCCGCCGATCCGCCGCAGGAGCCGCCGGATGCGGGAAGGGCGCGATCGTGCCAATCGTGCACGGGATTACGCGAACTTGCTCCCGGAGTGACCCCAGGAGGGCACCTGGCGGACAATCGCGGATTTCGGGAAAGTGCGGTTGTCACGTTCGTGACCCTCCAGGGGGTACTCCGGGAGCAATCGCGCTTTTGGGCTGCACGATTGGCACGATCGCGCCCTTCGCGTCCGCCGGAGATCCGCGGGTGCGCCCCGCGGGCGCGCCCCGCGGGCGCGCCCATCCGCCGACGCTCCCGGCCATCCTACCCGCCCGCGATCCTCAGGCCTGCGCCGCCCCCCCTCGGGAAGGGCGCGATCGTGCCGATCGTGCACGGGATTACGCGAACTTGCTCCCGAGGTGACCCCAGGAGGGCACCGGGCGGACAATCGCGGATTTCGGGAGAGTGCGGTTGTCACGTTCGTGACCCTCTAGGGGGTACTCCGGGAGCAATCGCGTTCTTGGGCTGCATGATTGGCACGATCGCGCCCTTTGCGTCCGCCGGAGATCCGCGGGTGCGCCCCGCGGGTGCGCCCCGCGGGCGCGCCCATCCGCCGACGCTCCCGGCCATCCTACCCGCCCGCGATCCTCAGGCCTGCGCCGCCCCCCCTCGGGAAGGGCGCGATCGTGCCAATCGTGCACGGGATTACGCGAACTTGCTCCCGAGGTGACCCCAGGAGGGCACCGGGCGGACAATCGCGGATCTCGGGAAAGTGCGGTTGTCACGTTCGTGACCCTCTAGGGGGTACTCCGGGAGCAATCGCGTTCTTGGGCTGCACGATTGGCACGATCGCGCCCTTCCAGGCGTCGAGGGTGCGCCCCGCGGGCGCACCCATCCGCACCCATCCGCCCCCATCCGCAACGACCGGCACCCATCCGCCGCGGATCCACCGGGTGGCGTCCCGCGGTGGACGCGCCGCCGCCCCCGCCCCGCCCGGCTTGCCAGCCCTTCGCCATTTCGAGAGTCTAAGCTCTCTTCGCCACCCGCCCCGTCCCGCCCACGAGAGGAGTGAACTTGGCCACGACTCAGAAACGCGAACGCATTCTGAATCGGCCCATCGTCGAGGAGATGAAGGAGTCGTTCCTCGACTACTCGATGAGCGTGATCGTGGCCCGGGCGCTGCCGGATGTGCGCGACGGCCTCAAGCCGGTGCATCGGCGCATTCTCTACGCCATGCACGAGCTCAGCCTCAACCCCGACCGCCCCTACAAGAAGTCGGCGACGGTGGTGGGAGACGTGCTGGGCAAGTACCACCCGCACGGCGACAGCGCGGTGTACGACGCGATGGTCCGGATGGTGCAGGACTTCTCGCTGCGCTATCCGCTGGTGGACGGGCAGGGCAACTTCGGATCGATCGACGGGGACTCCGCGGCCGCCTACCGCTACACCGAGGCGCGACTGGAGTCGCTGGCCACGGAACTGCTCGAGAACATCGGCCAGGACACGGTCGATTTCGTCGACAACTTCGACGGCCAGCGGCAGGAGCCGCGGGTGCTCCCCGGCCGCATCCCGAACCTGCTGGTGAACGGGTCGAGCGGGATCGCGGTGGGCATGAGCACGAACATCCCGCCGCACAATCTGCGCGAGGTGGCGGCCGGGATCCGTCAGCTCGCCGTCGACCCCGACTGCACCGTCGACGACCTGATGCGCCACGTGAAGGGCCCCGACTTTCCGACCGGGGCCTTCATCGTGGGCGACGAGGGCATCGCCGACATGTACCGCACCGGTCGCGGGCGCATCGTCATGCGGGCGCGCATCGTGAAGGAGGCCCTCCGCGGCGGCAAGCAGCAGCTCGTGGTGATGGAGGTTCCCTACGGCGTCACGAAGTCCAAGATCGTCGACCAGATCGTCGCGCTCTCCCGGAAGGGGCAGATCGACGAGGTGAGCGACGTGCGCGACGAGTCGGATCGCGACGGCATCCGCCTCGTGATCGAGCTCAAGCGCGGCGCGGTGGTGGAGAGCGTGCTCAAGCGCCTCTACAAGAAGACGTATCTGCAGGCCACCTTCGGCGCGATCATGCTGGCGCTCGATCACGGGCAGCCGAAGGAGTTCGATCTCAAGCAGATCCTCGAGAAGTACCGCGACCACCGCATCGAGGTGGTGGTGCGCCGGAGCCGCCACCTTCTCGAGAAGGCGGAGGCGGAGCGGCACATCGTCGAGGGACTCCTGATCGCCCTCGACCACATCGACGAGGTGGTGCGCATCATCCGCGCGTCGATGAACCGCGCCGAGGCCAGCGAGCGGCTGCAGGATCGCTTCGGATTGAGCGAGATCCAGGCGGGCGCCATTCTCGACATGCGCCTGGCCAAGCTCACCCAGCTCGAGGGCAGCGACCTCAAGAACAAGCTCGAGGAGCTCAAGGTCACCATCGCCGATCTCCGCGACATTCTCGACAACGACGAGCGCCAGCTCGACGTGGTGCTCGAGGAGCTGGCCGAGGTGGTGGAGAAGTACGGCGACGAGCGGCGCACGAAGATCCTGCGCGACGCCGAGGAAGACGTGGCCGAGGTGCGCGAGGAGATGGCCGACGAGGACGTGGTCGTGACCGTCAGCCACGAGGGCTTCGTGAAGCGCATGCCGATGCACCTCTACCGGCGGCGCGTGTCGTCGGGCAAGGCGCTCGCCGGCATGGAGAAGTACGAGGACGACTACATCGAACGGCTCTTCGTGGCCCGCACCCAGGGGTGGATCCTCGCCTTCACCGAGGGCGGCATGTGCCACTTCCTGCCCGTGCTCGACCTGCCCGAGAGCGGCCGGTCGAGTCGGGGGCAGTCGCTCTACTCGCTGTTGCCGGCCGCGGACCGCGAGGACCGCATCGTCGCCATGGTCCCCGTGTCCGACCTCGAGGATGCGGACGAGGAGCGGGTGCTGATCTTCCTGAGCGAGGGCGGGCAGGTGAAGCGCACCGCGCTCAGCGAGTTCTCGAATGCGCGCAGCACCGGGCTCATCGCCGCCGGTGTGAAGGACGGCGACCGGATCATCGAGGTGGCGCTCAGCGACGACACCGCCGAGGTGATGCTGTTCAGTCAGGCGGGCCGGGCGATCCGCTTCGCCGAGACCGACGCTCCGGTCCAGGGCCGCACCGCGCAGGGGGTGAAGGGCATCGGTCTCGACAAGGGCGACCGCGTGGTCGGCGTGCTGATCCTGCGGCGCGATGCCGGCGTGCTCACCGTGAGCGACGACGGCTTCGGCAAGCGCACCCCGGCGGCCGAGTTCCCGCTGCAGAAGCGGGGCGGGCTCGGCACCCTCTTCGTGCCCTCGTCGGGCAAGGTGGCGCCGGTGGTGGCCGCGCTCGAGGTGTCGGTCGACGACTCGGTCATGCTCGTGACCGCCGGCGGACGCACCCTGTCGGTGGCGGTGGACTCCGTGCCGGTTCAGGGCCGACGCACGCAGGGCAAGCGCCTGGTGAAGGTGCCCGCCGGCGACCGGGTGGTGGAGGTCACGCGCACGGCGGGGGGCAAGCCGGAGAGCGAGGTGGGCACGGCCGAGGCGGACGGCGGCGAGAGTGGCGAGGGCGGCGAGGGCGCAGTCGCCGCCGCCGAGGCTCCCGGAAGTGCCGAGGCAGGTTCCGCCGCCGCCGGGGGTGCGGGCGGCGATGCGACGAGCGCGGCGGGTGATGGAGGGGATGCAGCGGGGGCCGCCACGCTGGACCACGACGACGAGGGTGGGGCCGCCGAGGTGGAGTCCCCGAAACCTGTGAATCCGAGTTCCGACCACGGCGACAGCCAGTTGGATCTGCTGGGAGGGTAGACCATGAAGTTTCTCGTGCTGGGCGGCGGTGCGCAGGGTTCGGCCGCAGCCTTCGATCTGGTGCGGCGCGACGCCGTGGAGACGGTGATCCTCGCCGATCAGTCGGTGGATTCGGTGCGTCCCTTCCTGCGGCCCTTCGTGGGCGGCAAGCTCGAGCTGCAGGCCGTCGATGCCCGCGACCACGGGGCGGTGCGCGCGCTGATGGAGCGGGTGGACGCCGTGGTGTGCGCGCTGCCGTACTACTTCGACTTCGAGATGGCCGAGCTCGCGGTGGAGAGCGACTGCCACTACTGCGACCTCGGGGGCAACACCGAGATCGTGGAGCAGCAGCGCACCCTGCACGACGAGGCGAAGCGTCGCGGCCTGTCGATCATGCCCGACTGCGGACTCGCTCCGGGCATGGTGAACATTCTCGCCCAGGCGGGGATCGATCGGTTCGACGAGACCACCTCGGTGAAGATCCGGGTGGGGGGACTCCCGCAGGACCCCGAGCCCCCGCTGAACTACCAGATCGTCTACTCGATGGAGGGGGTGCTCGACTACTACACGACGCTGAGCGTGGTGCTCGAGGGGGGCGAGCTGGTGGAGAAGGTGGCGCTGTCGGAGGTGGAGGACGTGGAGTTTCCCGACCCCGTCGGCACCCTCGAGGCGTTCCACACGGCGGGGGGCATCTCCACGATGCCGTGGCGCTACCTGGGCCGGATCCCGCACATGGAGTACAAGACGCTGCGCTACCCGGGGCACGCCAGGATCATGGAGGCGGTTCGGGAACTCGGGCTCCTGAGCCTGGAGCCGGTGCAGATGAACGGCACCGAGGTGGTGCCTCGCGACCACTTCATCCAGGTGGTGTCGCCGAAGCTGCGGAAGCCGGAGGGGCGCGACCTCGT contains the following coding sequences:
- a CDS encoding choice-of-anchor B family protein, giving the protein MIHRLPSLVRTFAVAAAGLGAVAATADGARAQQLYDFGSAFGRAAAVSGDQLLVAQPQNVVREGRVYAYAPSGAGWTEQQVLTAPNGHRSDWFGRALAADADGLAVGAPRTNDGAGAVVFFRPGANGWQAAHTYTPDGPATAVGSAIALAGGTAAWTEQEDGREQVRVMQWSVGAPTVEATLSGRPGDTRYGAALVALAPDLLAVCGADSEGNAVIDLHRRGADGLWTEAARESTGVTLSLTGGLLSQDAYTECGLQAGEGYLALGLPVAPGGGAVRVYRLTDADGLELDAELSPPEGAAGRFGTSVAIAAGPTLWAGAPVSRGQLGTVVRFARGATGWDAGTAVQGPGTDFMPVFGLALAAAGDAAVVGAPGDDYGAGIAVAFQRSGSDWAERGVLAGEVEGYEAVDGEEVDCSEGSAALFGCDQVDLVALLPVEQMGASRGAMVNDVWGWTDPETNREYAVVGRSEGTSFVDVTNPASPIYLGQLPKTEGSRGNAWRDVKVLRDHALIVADNAGAHGMQVFDMTRLRDVDPADPPTFEADALYTEIGSSHNLAVNEETGFAYTMANSGGGQGCASLHIVDLRDPKNPAFAGCYNDLTVGLGAAGQTHDAQCVLYHGPDENYQGREICFAYSESAVSVGDVTDKANPEVIGKAVMPNTAYIHQGWLTEDHRYIYVNDELDEMNGLTDATRTMIWDVQDLTDPVLAGVYLADNNATDHNLYVAGNLMYQSNYAAGLRVIDVSDPENPVEVAWFDTAPYADEVPGFFDGSWSNYPFFSSGNILVTSHKQGLFILRRRVPIS
- the gyrA gene encoding DNA gyrase subunit A, translated to MATTQKRERILNRPIVEEMKESFLDYSMSVIVARALPDVRDGLKPVHRRILYAMHELSLNPDRPYKKSATVVGDVLGKYHPHGDSAVYDAMVRMVQDFSLRYPLVDGQGNFGSIDGDSAAAYRYTEARLESLATELLENIGQDTVDFVDNFDGQRQEPRVLPGRIPNLLVNGSSGIAVGMSTNIPPHNLREVAAGIRQLAVDPDCTVDDLMRHVKGPDFPTGAFIVGDEGIADMYRTGRGRIVMRARIVKEALRGGKQQLVVMEVPYGVTKSKIVDQIVALSRKGQIDEVSDVRDESDRDGIRLVIELKRGAVVESVLKRLYKKTYLQATFGAIMLALDHGQPKEFDLKQILEKYRDHRIEVVVRRSRHLLEKAEAERHIVEGLLIALDHIDEVVRIIRASMNRAEASERLQDRFGLSEIQAGAILDMRLAKLTQLEGSDLKNKLEELKVTIADLRDILDNDERQLDVVLEELAEVVEKYGDERRTKILRDAEEDVAEVREEMADEDVVVTVSHEGFVKRMPMHLYRRRVSSGKALAGMEKYEDDYIERLFVARTQGWILAFTEGGMCHFLPVLDLPESGRSSRGQSLYSLLPAADREDRIVAMVPVSDLEDADEERVLIFLSEGGQVKRTALSEFSNARSTGLIAAGVKDGDRIIEVALSDDTAEVMLFSQAGRAIRFAETDAPVQGRTAQGVKGIGLDKGDRVVGVLILRRDAGVLTVSDDGFGKRTPAAEFPLQKRGGLGTLFVPSSGKVAPVVAALEVSVDDSVMLVTAGGRTLSVAVDSVPVQGRRTQGKRLVKVPAGDRVVEVTRTAGGKPESEVGTAEADGGESGEGGEGAVAAAEAPGSAEAGSAAAGGAGGDATSAAGDGGDAAGAATLDHDDEGGAAEVESPKPVNPSSDHGDSQLDLLGG
- a CDS encoding PadR family transcriptional regulator, with the translated sequence MGRDVLGEFELMVLLAAMRLGEDEAHALAIVDDIRARAGRSVRRSAVYVTLRRLEEKGLIHSWLGEPRAERGGKARRHVRVEPPGVAAVHESRSAFERMWDGLATDPEQA
- a CDS encoding saccharopine dehydrogenase C-terminal domain-containing protein, with translation MKFLVLGGGAQGSAAAFDLVRRDAVETVILADQSVDSVRPFLRPFVGGKLELQAVDARDHGAVRALMERVDAVVCALPYYFDFEMAELAVESDCHYCDLGGNTEIVEQQRTLHDEAKRRGLSIMPDCGLAPGMVNILAQAGIDRFDETTSVKIRVGGLPQDPEPPLNYQIVYSMEGVLDYYTTLSVVLEGGELVEKVALSEVEDVEFPDPVGTLEAFHTAGGISTMPWRYLGRIPHMEYKTLRYPGHARIMEAVRELGLLSLEPVQMNGTEVVPRDHFIQVVSPKLRKPEGRDLVALRVVVEGVKDGEPGTVQFDLLDYYDAEHGLTAMMRTTGYSLAITSLMQVDGRVTQLGVTTPDEGMPAEAYIEELAKHGVRIERS